A section of the Thauera chlorobenzoica genome encodes:
- the pglZ gene encoding BREX-3 system phosphatase PglZ — MSQWSERILSHFTADLTRLWVACDPDDVLLDEKLLSELRGRGFEVMLYEDPFAFRAEYEERYRAAWDCGEPGPAPSLVLHLRSADANALPWDIVHHGRVVRLSLAELFPRLAYSAVQQVEPEHFAGLFHAHQTELQSARGENESKDFILEHVCQLAPRSIRNPVDFWRELLRMHFANRSLPPLFAQHAAGIIQGKGLFLDLPVATWLASKSALLRVVQDAWYRYLTTLGLDGTRTGEPPPPDYVAKIVIPFDHSDVQVLVDSMFLDGSLHPLAVHSVPAGMPSWIKAGIVQDPAALQALVLKGIDGLIETTPTAASSHKDWSEFAKRYGEILARTHGLPGTEGSEHLPVIRERIKTLHAQSDEGLRAWVAAKHYADLILQPVTKGPVMVHHVPRFLRHRRSAGETKVALLVFDGLAFDQWVQIRERLIATTKRFAFDEGTAFAWLPTVTSVSRQALFSGLKPREFDDSIDRTDKEESLWKTFWQNEGVNSNEVMYRRALRQTHQLDALEADLNDRRPKVVGLVIDEVDDRLHKERSKKDVAMWIGNWLTTGFVDRLFSLLLDKGYHIYLTADHGNVESTGVGRPSQGVIAETRGERVRVYRSEPLLADSAAAYPTTVRLDIAGLPANFMPLFAGGRTAFVPEGEQVVVHGGVSVEELIVPFVKVSYVICTE, encoded by the coding sequence ATGAGCCAGTGGTCAGAACGTATTCTCAGCCACTTTACGGCCGATCTCACCCGGCTGTGGGTGGCGTGCGACCCCGACGATGTGCTGCTGGACGAAAAGCTGTTGTCCGAACTGCGCGGTCGCGGCTTCGAGGTGATGCTGTACGAAGACCCGTTCGCCTTCCGTGCTGAATACGAGGAACGCTATCGCGCAGCCTGGGATTGCGGTGAGCCGGGGCCAGCGCCTTCGCTGGTTCTGCATCTGCGCAGCGCCGACGCGAATGCGCTGCCTTGGGACATCGTGCACCACGGACGTGTGGTTCGATTGAGCCTTGCGGAGCTCTTCCCCAGACTGGCATACAGCGCGGTACAGCAAGTCGAGCCGGAGCATTTTGCTGGACTGTTTCATGCCCACCAGACCGAATTGCAGTCCGCGCGCGGCGAGAACGAGTCCAAGGACTTCATCCTCGAGCACGTCTGCCAACTGGCGCCGAGGTCGATTCGCAACCCGGTGGACTTCTGGCGTGAGCTGCTGCGAATGCACTTCGCCAACCGCTCGTTGCCACCCCTGTTTGCCCAGCACGCGGCAGGCATCATCCAGGGCAAGGGACTGTTCCTGGACCTTCCCGTCGCCACATGGCTGGCGTCCAAGAGCGCGCTGCTGCGTGTGGTGCAGGATGCGTGGTATCGCTACCTGACGACCCTGGGGCTGGATGGCACGCGTACAGGCGAGCCGCCGCCACCGGACTACGTCGCGAAGATCGTGATTCCGTTCGACCACTCCGATGTGCAGGTGCTGGTCGATTCCATGTTTCTCGACGGCAGCTTGCATCCGCTCGCGGTTCACAGTGTTCCGGCGGGGATGCCGAGTTGGATCAAGGCTGGCATTGTTCAGGACCCGGCGGCACTGCAGGCATTGGTGCTCAAAGGCATCGATGGCCTGATCGAGACGACCCCAACAGCGGCCTCTTCGCACAAGGACTGGAGCGAGTTCGCCAAACGCTACGGTGAGATCCTGGCCCGCACGCATGGTCTGCCAGGTACGGAAGGCAGCGAACACCTGCCGGTGATTCGAGAGCGGATCAAGACCTTGCATGCGCAATCAGACGAGGGTCTGCGAGCCTGGGTCGCAGCCAAGCATTACGCCGACCTGATCCTGCAGCCGGTGACCAAAGGTCCGGTGATGGTGCACCACGTGCCGCGCTTCTTGCGGCATCGGCGGTCCGCAGGGGAAACCAAGGTGGCTCTGCTGGTATTCGACGGGCTGGCCTTCGACCAGTGGGTGCAAATCCGCGAGCGCCTGATCGCCACCACGAAACGTTTCGCGTTCGACGAGGGAACCGCGTTTGCATGGCTGCCGACCGTGACGTCGGTGTCGCGTCAGGCGCTGTTCTCCGGGCTGAAACCGCGAGAGTTCGACGACTCCATCGACAGGACGGACAAGGAGGAATCCTTGTGGAAGACGTTCTGGCAGAACGAAGGCGTCAATTCGAATGAGGTGATGTATCGACGCGCGCTGCGTCAGACCCATCAGCTCGACGCACTGGAAGCGGATTTGAATGACCGTCGACCGAAAGTGGTGGGCCTGGTCATCGATGAGGTGGACGATCGGCTCCACAAGGAGCGGTCCAAGAAGGACGTGGCGATGTGGATCGGGAACTGGCTGACGACCGGTTTCGTCGACCGGCTGTTCTCGCTGCTGCTGGACAAGGGATACCACATCTATCTCACGGCGGACCACGGCAACGTTGAGTCCACCGGCGTCGGTAGGCCCAGCCAGGGCGTGATTGCCGAGACGCGCGGAGAGCGTGTTCGGGTCTACCGGAGTGAGCCATTGCTGGCCGATTCCGCTGCGGCCTATCCCACCACAGTCAGGTTGGACATCGCTGGACTGCCCGCGAACTTCATGCCCCTATTCGCAGGCGGACGAACCGCCTTTGTGCCCGAGGGCGAGCAGGTGGTGGTCCACGGCGGGGTGTCGGTCGAAGAGTTGATCGTGCCCTTTGTGAAAGTCAGTTATGTGATTTGTACCGAATGA
- a CDS encoding DEAD/DEAH box helicase, with translation MNGKPFNVSDWCWFTRQASPCRVIERQDVWGEVAYRVWLPAKDAVVRARSVDLASLESVRPSVEQILHTTAAAKLLDALEDNLLLAPIQSSVVPLPHQLYALNRAISRDRIRYLLADEVGLGKTIEAGLVLRELKLRGRVKRILVVAPKGLVRQWQAEMRLHFGEKFQFIEPSELAAFRQWRSGGAGEEENLWRMHDQVICSLDSVKPMESRRGWSLEQLNTYNRERFEDLISASWDLVIIDEAHRMGGSTEQVARYKLGAALAEASPYLLLLSATPHQGKTDQFMRLMQLLDREAFPDESSVSRDRVRPFVIRTEKRASINAEGQPLFKPRVTRLQAVAWQARHGSQQRLYEAVTDYVRHGYNQAMAAKQRHIGFLMILMQRLVTSSTAAIRTTLEKRQALLDAPQPQANLFENTSQDEWADLDGQSQVDLAMQSSGWELEKSEVEMLLELARETEAAGTDAKAEALLELIYRLQQEEGDPALKVLIFTEFVPTQAMLADYLESRGFSVATLNGSMDLEARTRAQQVFSKDVRVLISTDAGGEGLNLQFCHVIVNFDMPWNPMRIEQRIGRVDRIGQKHVVRAINFVLEDTVEHRVRQVLEAKLEVIAQEFGVDKAADVMDSVEADPIFDELFVHGLQNPDAIEQECDAVVSQLRSTLAESKKNSDLLTTEHDLDADDARKWRDHPAQFWLERAITSGLAARGGSATKIGNAWRVKWADGSESAQACFDARTADENPELEWVTMEDPRARAVISELPRFVAGQPLPVIRVTGLPDSVRGIWSLWEISLAAEGLSRKRFLPVFINEEGRPFVPTAKRVWDLLLTETVDVHAVTGAEESAKWFDASHAAASTQGERIFTELLTEHRARLKEERERALYAFEARGQAIGRIGLPAVREHRRKRLQQEHDARMAALDDMEASVPDLNAVMMVRVSGDVMPGGQVG, from the coding sequence ATGAATGGCAAACCGTTTAACGTAAGCGATTGGTGCTGGTTCACTCGGCAGGCATCGCCTTGCCGGGTGATCGAGCGGCAGGACGTGTGGGGTGAGGTGGCCTACCGCGTCTGGCTACCTGCCAAGGACGCGGTGGTGCGCGCTCGATCGGTAGATCTGGCCTCGCTGGAAAGCGTGCGCCCAAGCGTGGAGCAGATCCTGCACACCACGGCGGCGGCCAAGCTGCTGGATGCGTTGGAGGACAACCTGCTGCTGGCGCCCATCCAGTCCAGCGTGGTGCCACTGCCGCACCAGCTCTATGCGCTGAACCGCGCCATCAGCCGCGACCGCATTCGCTACCTGCTGGCCGATGAGGTGGGTCTCGGCAAGACCATCGAGGCCGGCTTGGTGCTGCGCGAATTGAAATTGCGTGGCCGGGTGAAGCGCATCCTGGTGGTGGCGCCCAAGGGACTGGTGCGCCAGTGGCAGGCCGAAATGCGCCTGCACTTCGGCGAGAAGTTCCAGTTCATCGAGCCGTCCGAGCTGGCGGCCTTCCGCCAGTGGCGCAGTGGCGGCGCGGGCGAGGAAGAGAACCTGTGGCGCATGCACGACCAGGTGATCTGCTCGCTCGATTCGGTGAAGCCGATGGAGAGTCGTCGCGGCTGGAGCCTGGAGCAACTCAACACCTACAACCGCGAGCGCTTCGAGGACCTGATCTCAGCGTCGTGGGATCTGGTCATCATCGACGAAGCCCACCGCATGGGCGGTAGCACCGAACAGGTGGCCCGCTACAAACTAGGTGCGGCACTGGCCGAGGCATCGCCCTATCTCTTGCTGCTGTCGGCCACACCGCACCAGGGCAAGACCGACCAGTTCATGCGGCTGATGCAGTTGCTGGATCGCGAAGCCTTCCCGGACGAGAGCAGCGTCAGCCGCGACCGGGTGCGCCCCTTCGTGATCCGCACCGAAAAGCGCGCATCGATCAACGCCGAAGGTCAGCCGCTGTTCAAGCCGCGTGTCACCCGGCTGCAAGCTGTGGCATGGCAAGCGCGGCACGGGTCGCAGCAGCGGCTGTACGAGGCGGTGACCGACTATGTGCGCCACGGCTACAACCAGGCCATGGCCGCCAAGCAGCGCCACATCGGCTTCTTGATGATCTTGATGCAGCGGCTGGTAACGTCCAGTACGGCAGCCATCCGCACCACGCTGGAGAAGCGCCAGGCCCTGCTTGATGCGCCACAGCCCCAAGCGAATCTCTTTGAGAACACCAGCCAGGACGAGTGGGCCGATCTCGATGGCCAGTCCCAGGTGGATCTGGCCATGCAGTCCAGTGGCTGGGAGCTGGAGAAGTCCGAAGTCGAGATGTTGCTGGAGCTGGCGCGGGAAACGGAGGCGGCGGGTACTGATGCCAAGGCCGAGGCACTGCTGGAGCTGATCTACAGGCTGCAGCAAGAGGAAGGTGACCCGGCTCTGAAGGTGCTGATCTTCACCGAGTTCGTGCCGACGCAAGCGATGTTGGCCGATTACCTCGAAAGCCGGGGTTTCTCGGTGGCGACGCTCAACGGCAGCATGGACCTGGAAGCGCGCACGCGGGCACAACAGGTGTTCTCCAAGGATGTGCGCGTGCTGATTTCGACCGATGCCGGTGGTGAAGGCCTGAACCTGCAGTTCTGCCATGTCATCGTCAACTTCGACATGCCGTGGAACCCGATGCGGATCGAGCAGCGCATTGGCCGGGTGGACCGCATCGGACAGAAGCACGTGGTTCGCGCCATCAACTTTGTGCTCGAAGACACCGTGGAGCATCGCGTGCGCCAGGTGTTGGAGGCAAAGCTTGAGGTCATCGCGCAGGAGTTTGGCGTCGACAAGGCGGCCGACGTGATGGATTCGGTCGAGGCCGACCCGATCTTCGACGAGCTGTTCGTGCATGGTCTGCAGAACCCGGATGCCATCGAACAGGAGTGCGACGCGGTGGTGTCGCAGCTTCGATCCACCCTGGCGGAGTCGAAGAAGAACAGCGATCTGCTCACCACGGAGCACGATCTGGACGCCGATGATGCCCGCAAGTGGCGCGACCACCCGGCGCAGTTCTGGCTGGAGCGCGCCATCACCAGCGGGTTGGCTGCGCGCGGCGGCTCGGCAACGAAGATTGGCAATGCGTGGCGGGTGAAGTGGGCAGACGGCAGTGAGTCGGCACAGGCCTGCTTTGACGCCCGCACGGCGGATGAGAACCCGGAGTTGGAATGGGTCACGATGGAAGACCCACGCGCCCGGGCTGTGATCAGTGAGCTGCCACGCTTTGTCGCCGGACAGCCACTACCGGTGATCCGCGTGACCGGCTTGCCGGATTCGGTACGCGGCATCTGGTCGCTATGGGAGATCAGTCTGGCGGCTGAAGGCTTGAGCCGGAAGCGCTTCCTGCCGGTGTTCATCAACGAGGAAGGCCGTCCCTTCGTGCCGACCGCCAAGCGCGTTTGGGATCTGCTGCTCACTGAGACCGTAGACGTGCATGCCGTGACGGGTGCCGAGGAGTCGGCGAAGTGGTTCGATGCATCGCATGCGGCTGCCAGTACCCAGGGTGAACGGATCTTCACCGAATTGCTGACCGAACACCGCGCCCGGCTGAAGGAAGAACGCGAGCGTGCGCTGTATGCGTTCGAGGCCCGAGGTCAGGCCATTGGGCGCATTGGCTTACCCGCCGTGCGTGAGCACCGGCGCAAGCGGCTGCAACAAGAACACGATGCACGCATGGCCGCCCTGGACGACATGGAGGCCAGCGTGCCGGATTTGAATGCCGTGATGATGGTGCGCGTCTCCGGCGATGTGATGCCCGGAGGACAGGTGGGATGA
- a CDS encoding DNA methyltransferase: MNDLFQNLAAKSGPVECLGQTFPNDEARREHYLKLLAEKLKDPAFRKIEGFPIGSDEDILALSDPPYYTACPNPFIEDFIRHYGKPYDSSVPYSKEPFTADVSEGKNAPIYNAHSYHTKVPHKAVMRYILHYTQPGDVLFDGFCGTGMSGVAAQLCGDRREVESLGYRVDQDGVIYDRQDQDGRVEWKPFSRLGPRMPVLNDLAPAASFIAHNFNSPVEAHDFERRAREILKSVEENHGWMYQTLHQPTPDQLNSAVRLIEKEGKPDLKQVGQVGWVNFLIWSDVFVCPECSQEVVFWDAAVDRDAGKVMDEFGCTGCGASLSKRSIDRAWTSAFDNALGKTHRQTKQVPVAINYTVGKKRFEKSLDAADIELFKKSLQETPVSWFPANELMIGDKTGEPLRIGVTNAHHFYTHRTLLVLADIRAKIFSQMHSMPALGLWFTSTLAWTNRLNRLLASNYFGGGGGVIGQTLQGTLYISSIAVETNPLERFSLRISSVPFTAPSNKAIVSTGSAAVTNIPSASVDYLFIDPPFGSNIMYSELNFLWESWLKVTTNSKQEAIENRTQNKSVDDYRRLMLGCFLEAYRVLKPGRWMTVEFSNTKASVWNAIQTSLQEAGFVVGNVSVLEKTHKGFKAVTTTTAVKQDLVISAYKPNGGLEDRFSRSGGSEDSAWDFVRTHLTYLPTVKLNGRELEFVVEREPRIIFDRMVAWFFRHNVPVPMSSQEFQSGLAQRFITRDGMIFLPEQVAEYDRKRALASQAPQMEMFVTDERSAIDWLTDFLKQRPSTYQEIHPEFISQLGAGWKKHEAKPELSSLLELNFIQYDGVGDVPSQIHSYLSSNHKDLRGLEKNSPALMAKAKDRWYVPDPNKAQDLEKKREKALLKEFEAYRSFTGRKIKESRLEVLRAGFRAAWASKDYATIISIADKLPDATLQEDEKLLTLYDLALTRTEDGA; the protein is encoded by the coding sequence ATGAATGATCTTTTCCAGAACCTCGCGGCCAAATCCGGCCCCGTTGAATGCCTCGGGCAAACGTTCCCGAATGATGAGGCGCGTCGCGAGCACTACCTGAAGCTGCTTGCGGAGAAGCTCAAAGATCCCGCGTTCCGGAAGATCGAAGGTTTTCCTATTGGCTCGGACGAAGACATCTTGGCGCTTTCTGACCCGCCGTACTACACGGCATGTCCGAATCCATTCATCGAGGACTTCATTCGGCATTACGGCAAACCATACGATTCGTCGGTCCCTTATAGCAAAGAGCCGTTCACTGCCGACGTGAGCGAAGGCAAGAATGCACCCATCTATAACGCGCACAGTTATCACACGAAGGTTCCTCATAAGGCTGTGATGCGATACATCCTGCATTACACGCAGCCTGGTGATGTTTTATTTGACGGGTTCTGTGGGACAGGCATGAGCGGCGTCGCTGCACAGCTTTGTGGGGATAGGAGGGAAGTCGAATCCCTAGGTTACCGAGTCGATCAGGATGGTGTCATCTATGATCGCCAAGACCAAGATGGTCGCGTTGAGTGGAAGCCATTTTCGAGGCTTGGACCGAGAATGCCGGTCCTAAACGATCTTGCTCCTGCAGCGAGCTTCATTGCTCATAATTTCAATTCCCCTGTTGAGGCGCACGACTTTGAACGTCGCGCTAGGGAGATACTGAAATCAGTCGAGGAGAACCATGGATGGATGTATCAAACCCTTCACCAGCCGACGCCAGATCAGCTCAATTCTGCAGTGCGGTTGATTGAGAAAGAGGGCAAGCCTGACTTGAAACAAGTCGGCCAGGTGGGGTGGGTAAATTTCTTAATTTGGTCTGATGTCTTTGTTTGCCCAGAGTGTTCGCAGGAGGTTGTTTTCTGGGACGCAGCTGTAGACAGAGACGCCGGCAAGGTAATGGATGAGTTCGGCTGCACTGGTTGTGGGGCAAGCTTATCAAAACGATCCATCGACAGAGCGTGGACAAGTGCATTCGACAATGCGCTCGGGAAAACACATCGACAGACAAAGCAGGTTCCCGTCGCAATAAACTATACGGTCGGGAAAAAGCGATTTGAGAAGTCTTTGGATGCGGCCGACATTGAATTGTTCAAGAAATCGCTGCAAGAGACGCCTGTATCCTGGTTCCCCGCCAATGAGCTAATGATTGGCGATAAAACAGGCGAGCCGCTGCGAATTGGCGTCACTAATGCGCATCACTTCTACACACATCGAACATTGCTTGTTCTTGCTGATATTCGGGCGAAGATATTTTCTCAAATGCATTCCATGCCGGCTCTTGGACTTTGGTTTACTTCCACCCTCGCATGGACAAATCGCCTTAACCGCTTGCTGGCATCAAATTACTTCGGAGGTGGCGGTGGCGTAATCGGCCAGACCCTCCAAGGAACTCTTTATATCAGCTCTATCGCGGTCGAAACAAATCCATTAGAACGATTTTCGCTGCGCATATCCTCTGTTCCCTTCACGGCGCCGTCAAACAAGGCGATCGTTTCAACAGGTAGTGCAGCTGTCACCAACATTCCCTCTGCCTCGGTTGACTATCTGTTTATTGACCCTCCGTTTGGATCAAACATCATGTACTCGGAGCTTAATTTTCTTTGGGAGTCCTGGTTAAAGGTAACGACAAATTCAAAGCAGGAAGCGATAGAAAATAGAACTCAGAATAAATCTGTCGATGACTACAGGCGTCTGATGCTGGGGTGCTTCCTAGAGGCATATAGAGTCTTGAAGCCTGGGAGATGGATGACGGTCGAATTTTCAAACACAAAGGCAAGTGTTTGGAACGCGATTCAGACCTCGCTACAGGAGGCGGGCTTCGTTGTTGGCAACGTTTCTGTTCTAGAGAAAACACACAAAGGCTTTAAGGCTGTAACGACTACCACTGCGGTCAAGCAGGATCTAGTCATATCCGCATACAAGCCAAATGGCGGTCTCGAGGATCGATTCTCCAGGAGTGGAGGATCAGAGGACTCTGCCTGGGATTTTGTGCGAACGCACTTGACTTATCTGCCAACCGTTAAGCTAAACGGAAGGGAATTAGAGTTTGTTGTCGAACGGGAGCCTAGGATCATTTTCGATCGCATGGTTGCATGGTTCTTTCGGCATAACGTTCCAGTACCCATGTCGTCACAGGAGTTTCAATCAGGACTTGCGCAGAGGTTTATCACACGTGATGGAATGATTTTTCTCCCGGAGCAGGTTGCCGAATATGACAGAAAGCGTGCGTTGGCATCGCAAGCGCCTCAGATGGAGATGTTCGTTACAGACGAGCGTAGTGCAATTGATTGGCTGACAGACTTTTTGAAGCAGCGCCCGTCTACATATCAAGAAATACACCCAGAGTTCATCAGCCAACTTGGAGCGGGATGGAAAAAGCACGAGGCAAAGCCTGAGTTGTCTTCGCTGTTGGAGCTGAACTTTATCCAGTACGACGGGGTTGGCGATGTACCAAGCCAGATTCACAGCTACCTTTCAAGCAACCACAAGGATCTACGCGGGTTAGAGAAGAACAGTCCAGCGCTTATGGCCAAAGCGAAAGATCGCTGGTACGTGCCCGACCCGAACAAGGCACAGGACCTGGAGAAGAAACGCGAGAAGGCGCTGCTCAAGGAGTTCGAGGCCTATCGGTCGTTCACTGGTCGCAAGATCAAGGAGTCGCGTCTGGAGGTGCTGCGTGCTGGTTTCCGCGCTGCGTGGGCCAGCAAGGACTACGCGACGATCATCAGTATTGCCGACAAATTGCCCGATGCCACACTTCAAGAGGACGAGAAGCTTCTCACCCTCTATGACCTCGCGCTGACCCGTACCGAGGACGGGGCATGA